In the Drosophila teissieri strain GT53w chromosome 3R, Prin_Dtei_1.1, whole genome shotgun sequence genome, actcctgctcctcctcgttTAATGCCAGCCCCAAAACTCCATTCAAGGCGAACCCGCGTCGAGTGTTTTCGAGCCCTTTTATTGACCCCCAATATTTCGGCCCAACCGGAGTGACGAGCCCAATGAATGCCGTTGACAGGATGGCGGCTGAAAGGGCTTATGCACCCGGAAAAATCCCCATCTGCATAGCCAGAATCCCATATTTATGAAGGAACAACCACTTAAACGGGggtaaataattataaatggcATATGCACTTTTTCAAACAGTATAAACACTTTTACtacaaattcattaaatatcATATTGCATAGTTTTCAAGctactattttttttgaagtgcAGCATATCAATATGGCTGGCGGTAATAATTCACATGGGTCGACAGTATCACGGATTTATCTAACTGAATTTTTCATGCGCGAATTTCGGCCGCGTATCAAATGCTTGTCGgggccaaattgaaaatttgtgGCCTTTTTTAATGCTGTTGTCATATGTTGTCATATATTATGAAAATGTTCTGAAATGTTCGGCTCGCACTGGTCAGTCTGGGTGCTGGATCGCCTCAGTGCAACTATATTATAATGTTAATGGGCGCTGACCTTAAAATGCAGCCAGCATTTTGCCTATTGcaaaaacacatacatacgagtatgtacatacgtgcatatatttgggattttaattatttaagctgGTGACAAAATGACAACAATCGAGAGACCCGCAAATAATTGCAgcggaaattgaaattatgtttTGCTTGGTCTAATTTTCAGTCGGCTTTGCGATTTGGTTTTCCATATTCGCTTGGTTAgctgcaatttaaatgttgcCCTGCATTTAAGTTGCATTTTTAGGGGCTGGTCAAATAAATTTGGGGCTTTTATGTGGCTGACATCTCACTGGTTTAAAGCCGATTAGGTAGTCTATGCATTTCGGTACCATCAAAGGCTTACACGGGAATAATTAATGATCTTGCAACTTATATATACGAATATAGTACCAGATCAAAGTAATTTGTCCGCTGGAATTTCGAAAAACGTGCGTTTGCAGACTGCATGCTTATTTGGCTTTATGCTTTCGTTCCATTGTGTCATAAAATGGCATTTAGCTATGCACATGTATTGCCATTATAAGCAAGTTAGTATCGGACAATTTGGCTAACTTTGTTTAGTTTCCCCGCTACTTTCGACAATGGCACACGGTCGGCTCTTCATCTTGGCCTTGCTCTTGGCCACTTCCATGTGGCAAATTCAGCCTAGTGAAGGATCGGTGCAGTTGGTGCTGAGACTGTTTTATCACTGCTCCTCCGAGGAAATAGTTTCGCCTTGCAGGCCTTGTGAGAGATCCTGTGGAGGACGAGAAACCCAGGATTGTGCGAGGAACTGCGGTTATGGATGCATTTGCAAGACGGGCTGGAttcgcagcaacagcacctgTATTCCAATGGCCCAGTGTGAGGAAATGGAGCTTTAAAGTGGCAAAAGCCAACAGGTTTTTCGACTTAATTACGAAGATCTAAAACTcaattacaacatttttcccCTGGATGAGCGAAATCAAATTTCACAACTCCCGCAGCGTTAATTGAAGATTCCTCAATAAAAacgaatggaaaatggaaaaggggaaaatgcaAACTCGTTAACCCATTAAACCAAACGCGGGACTCATGTTTGATCCCTgcttcctcttttttttgaaGCAGTGAATGGGAtggggaaggggaggggaaAAGGAAAGACGCACATCCAGCGAAAAGCTATTAAGACATAAAACATTTCCAACACCTTCCCGGAACGCCtccgaaaagggaaaagcgTGG is a window encoding:
- the LOC122621239 gene encoding chymotrypsin-elastase inhibitor ixodidin; translation: MAHGRLFILALLLATSMWQIQPSEGSVQLVLRLFYHCSSEEIVSPCRPCERSCGGRETQDCARNCGYGCICKTGWIRSNSTCIPMAQCEEMEL